In Polyangia bacterium, the following are encoded in one genomic region:
- the treZ gene encoding malto-oligosyltrehalose trehalohydrolase translates to MSGAHEKDRGDNRWPPPAARRLSVGAEVAAGGVHFRVWAPDRRHVSVAVESGPIIDLQRENGGFWSGLGANLQAGVLYRYRLDDDEVPLPDPASRFQPRGPHGPSEVIDPGGYAWRDRGWAGLPLAGQVIYELHVGTLTPAGTWAAAAQKLAPLKELGVTTVEVMPVAEFPGAFGWGYDGVQLFAPYHHYGRPDDFRQFVDEAHALGLAVLLDVVYNHFGPDGNHLPAFSPHYLSKTATEWGNAVNFDGPGSGPVRQLVIENAGYWIDEYHLDGLRLDATQTICDQSDDHVVAALTRRARTAAGARTVTVVAENETQETRFVRAAEDGGLGLDGLWNDDLHHTALVALTGRREAYYTDYLGSPQEFISAAKYGYLYQGQRYRWQKKRRGTSTAGIPARAFIAFLENHDQVANSAGGQRLGDVSAPGVRRALTTLLLLGPWTPMLFQGQEWASTRRFRYFADHHPELATLVREGRAAFMAQFPSAASPAVQRLLPDPAARSTFESSWLDWSERDGERGQQSLALHGALLRLRAADPIIRAVNAGAGRVDGAVLGPGCFLLRYFAQMPMGLTVEASSNNAGAGDRLLLVNGGGEAEMAVAPEPLLAPPPARRWQIVVGSEDPRFGGAGNPALESDDEGWRIPGAAAFFLEAV, encoded by the coding sequence ATGAGCGGAGCCCACGAAAAAGATCGCGGCGACAATCGTTGGCCTCCGCCGGCGGCCCGCCGGCTGTCTGTCGGCGCCGAAGTGGCCGCCGGCGGTGTTCACTTCCGGGTCTGGGCACCAGACCGCCGGCATGTGTCGGTGGCGGTGGAGAGCGGGCCGATCATCGATCTGCAGCGTGAAAATGGCGGCTTCTGGTCTGGCCTGGGCGCGAATCTGCAGGCCGGCGTCCTTTATCGCTATCGTCTGGACGACGACGAGGTGCCGCTGCCCGATCCGGCGTCGCGCTTTCAGCCGCGCGGCCCGCATGGCCCGTCGGAGGTGATCGATCCCGGAGGCTACGCCTGGCGCGATCGCGGATGGGCCGGGCTGCCCCTGGCGGGACAGGTGATCTACGAGCTGCACGTCGGCACGCTGACCCCCGCCGGCACCTGGGCCGCTGCCGCGCAAAAGTTGGCGCCGCTGAAAGAGCTGGGCGTGACCACGGTCGAGGTGATGCCGGTGGCCGAATTTCCCGGCGCGTTCGGCTGGGGTTATGACGGCGTCCAGCTTTTCGCGCCTTATCATCACTACGGCCGCCCCGACGACTTTCGTCAGTTCGTCGACGAAGCGCACGCGCTGGGCCTGGCGGTGCTCCTGGACGTCGTCTACAACCACTTCGGTCCCGACGGTAATCACCTGCCGGCGTTTTCGCCGCACTATCTGTCCAAGACGGCGACCGAGTGGGGCAACGCCGTCAACTTCGACGGGCCCGGTTCGGGCCCGGTGCGCCAGCTGGTGATCGAAAACGCCGGCTACTGGATCGACGAGTACCATCTGGACGGCCTGCGTCTGGACGCCACCCAGACCATCTGCGATCAATCCGACGACCATGTGGTGGCGGCGCTGACCCGGCGGGCGCGCACCGCGGCCGGCGCACGCACGGTGACGGTGGTGGCCGAAAATGAAACCCAGGAGACGCGCTTCGTGCGCGCAGCCGAAGACGGCGGCTTGGGCCTCGACGGATTGTGGAACGACGACTTGCACCACACGGCCTTGGTGGCCCTGACCGGCCGGCGCGAGGCGTATTACACCGACTATCTGGGGTCGCCGCAGGAGTTCATCTCGGCGGCGAAGTACGGCTATCTGTACCAGGGCCAGCGCTATCGCTGGCAGAAGAAAAGGCGGGGGACGTCGACGGCGGGAATCCCGGCGCGTGCCTTCATCGCGTTTTTGGAGAACCACGATCAGGTGGCGAACTCGGCCGGCGGGCAGCGGCTTGGCGACGTCAGCGCGCCCGGCGTGCGGCGGGCGCTGACCACGCTGCTTTTGCTGGGGCCGTGGACGCCGATGCTGTTCCAGGGCCAAGAATGGGCTTCCACCAGGCGGTTTCGTTACTTCGCCGATCACCATCCCGAGCTGGCCACGCTGGTGCGCGAGGGGCGCGCGGCCTTCATGGCTCAGTTTCCCAGCGCGGCGTCGCCGGCGGTGCAAAGGCTGCTGCCGGATCCCGCCGCGCGCAGCACGTTCGAATCGTCGTGGCTGGACTGGAGCGAGCGCGATGGTGAACGCGGCCAGCAATCGCTGGCCCTGCACGGCGCGCTGCTGCGCCTGCGCGCCGCTGACCCGATCATCCGTGCGGTGAACGCCGGGGCGGGGCGGGTTGACGGCGCGGTGTTGGGTCCGGGATGTTTCCTCCTGCGCTATTTCGCCCAGATGCCCATGGGGCTTACGGTTGAGGCGTCGAGCAATAACGCCGGCGCCGGTGATCGCTTGCTGCTGGTCAACGGCGGCGGCGAAGCCGAGATGGCCGTGGCGCCCGAACCGTTGCTGGCGCCGCCGCCCGCCCGTCGCTGGCAAATCGTCGTCGGCAGCGAAGATCCGCGCTTTGGCGGCGCCGGCAATCCGGCGCTGGAGTCCGATGACGAAGGGTGGCGCATCCCAGGCGCCGCCGCATTTTTCTTGGAGGCCGTTTGA
- a CDS encoding response regulator, with product MSAQISAPRRILIVEDSEDVREVLQELLQMEGHQVDTAMDGTAALEMAPRFDPNIVLIDIGLPGISGYDVARGLRAQFGETVTLIALTGFDSPEDRQRIVEARFNAHLVKPIEPGALERLIAGDLAPAAG from the coding sequence GTGTCTGCCCAAATCAGCGCGCCCCGACGGATTCTCATCGTGGAAGACAGCGAAGACGTCCGCGAGGTGCTGCAAGAGCTGCTGCAGATGGAAGGCCACCAGGTCGATACCGCGATGGACGGCACCGCCGCGCTGGAGATGGCGCCCCGCTTTGATCCTAACATCGTGCTGATCGACATCGGCCTGCCGGGAATCAGCGGATACGACGTCGCCCGCGGCCTGCGCGCGCAGTTCGGCGAGACCGTCACGCTGATCGCCCTGACCGGTTTTGATTCGCCCGAAGATCGCCAGCGGATCGTCGAAGCGAGATTCAACGCCCACCTGGTCAAGCCGATCGAACCCGGCGCGCTGGAGCGACTGATCGCCGGCGACCTTGCCCCCGCGGCGGGTTAG
- a CDS encoding GAF domain-containing protein, with product MNSGATAGSADKRSNLRAFGLGGAIAVIITLVKLAFGPHLGREAPLSLFGVGIVLAGWRGGARAAAVTTVLASLSCLFFFLGSPGVSLLADPPILLQLGALLIEGTAISAIAGLVARGRALAETTAERVQRLQTLTAALAVARSAEEVGDVMIHQAVAVLGPSTGALAVLRDDGKLELLAHHGQTAETLRAFSIFSPDDPLPAARAFRSGNVEWIEDPQTFAAAYPLMVRDEVHGKAAAVSFPLISYGRVLGATTYRFDQPRRFAEPERDLLRSFASLAAQALDRVLTAQREAAFRQRLEALDQLSTALAAAQTREEVAAVVVQRGMKAMSADSCTLYVVDDGDGSLELIGDSGVAPEIVRRISRIPRDSANPVASTLSSAKPLWAESEEEYQAMIPGLASSSGARAKAFWSFPLIVEGQPFGLLGMGFYEGRRFPAEERAFIQTFTGHCAQALRRSQRLETERTSRRAAERAQVSLATTLRSIGDAVITTDADGLVTFMNPVAEQLTGWRQEDAHGKPLPAVFRIVDEGSRQEAQSPVDRVLRQGGVVGLANHTLLLGLNTGQETPIDHSGAPIRDGAGEIQGVVLVFRDVRAKKDDEARRAFAADVVTMLGTSLDREATLGKLAQAVVPRLADWCAVDIVDGADGRPRRLAVTHVDPAKVELAHELARRFPEPPHSPTGVFKVLRTGQSEFYPTITEEMIRRGARGDQHARILLDLQLRSLMIVPLLARGRTLGALTFVSAESGRTYGADDLAFAEDLARRAAVAIDNAQLYSAEQHARRAADVANRAKDEFLATVSHELRTPLTAILGWSRLMARGGLDQIRQTKAVTTIERNALAMVQLIEDLLDISRIISGRLRLDVQPVELPQVIAAAVDSVRPAIDAKGLSLQVQENSDVTITVGDPTRLQQVMWNLLSNAVKFTPKAGRIGVNLQRKESWLVVSVSDTGKGIEPAFLPHVFDPFRQADSTIRRAHGGLGLGLAITRQLVELHGGSIAVNSAGEGHGTTFQVTLPISAVRADPEAVPQSLRGRELSQATFDVPPQLAGLKVLVVDDETDTRQLIRAILESCSVQVGEAASVAEAIAALEQEIPDVVISDLGMPVEDGYVLIRKIRALPAARGGSVPVMALTAFTRAEDRLAALNAGFTLHLPKPVDPAELVAVMAGLPRFGQRERDGQPA from the coding sequence ATGAACAGCGGGGCGACGGCGGGCAGCGCCGACAAGCGATCCAATCTCCGCGCCTTCGGTCTGGGCGGCGCGATCGCGGTCATCATCACCCTGGTCAAGCTGGCCTTCGGTCCCCACCTGGGCCGGGAGGCGCCGCTTTCCCTGTTCGGCGTGGGGATCGTGCTGGCCGGATGGAGAGGCGGCGCGCGTGCCGCCGCCGTGACCACCGTCTTGGCGAGCCTTTCATGCCTGTTTTTTTTCCTGGGCTCGCCCGGCGTTTCGTTGTTGGCTGATCCGCCCATCCTGTTGCAGCTTGGCGCCCTGTTGATCGAAGGGACGGCGATCAGCGCCATCGCCGGCCTGGTCGCGCGCGGCCGGGCCCTGGCCGAAACGACGGCCGAGCGGGTCCAGCGGCTGCAAACCTTGACCGCCGCCCTGGCGGTGGCCCGGTCGGCCGAGGAAGTCGGCGACGTGATGATTCATCAGGCCGTCGCCGTGCTGGGTCCGTCCACCGGCGCCCTGGCGGTGCTGCGCGACGACGGCAAGCTGGAGCTCCTGGCGCACCACGGACAGACCGCCGAGACGCTGCGGGCGTTCTCGATTTTTTCGCCCGACGATCCGTTGCCGGCAGCGCGCGCCTTTCGCAGCGGAAACGTCGAGTGGATCGAAGACCCGCAGACCTTCGCCGCCGCCTATCCGTTGATGGTCCGCGACGAGGTGCACGGCAAGGCCGCCGCGGTCAGCTTTCCCCTGATCTCGTACGGGCGGGTGCTGGGCGCGACGACTTACCGTTTCGATCAACCGCGCCGCTTCGCGGAGCCCGAACGCGACCTGCTGCGGTCCTTCGCCTCCCTGGCCGCCCAGGCGCTGGATCGCGTGCTGACGGCCCAACGCGAGGCCGCCTTCCGGCAGCGGCTGGAGGCGCTGGACCAGCTTTCCACGGCGCTGGCTGCCGCCCAGACCCGCGAGGAGGTGGCGGCGGTGGTGGTCCAGCGCGGAATGAAGGCGATGAGCGCCGACAGCTGCACGCTGTACGTGGTCGACGATGGCGACGGTTCGTTGGAATTAATCGGTGACAGCGGCGTGGCGCCGGAGATCGTCCGACGTATCAGCCGCATCCCCCGCGATTCCGCCAACCCGGTAGCCTCGACCCTGAGCAGCGCCAAGCCGTTGTGGGCGGAGAGCGAAGAGGAATACCAGGCGATGATCCCGGGGCTGGCGTCGTCGTCGGGCGCGCGGGCGAAAGCCTTCTGGAGTTTTCCGCTGATCGTCGAGGGCCAGCCCTTCGGCCTTCTGGGCATGGGCTTTTACGAAGGCCGGAGATTTCCGGCCGAGGAGCGGGCCTTCATCCAGACCTTCACCGGACACTGCGCGCAGGCGTTGCGGCGATCGCAGCGCCTGGAAACCGAACGGACCTCGCGTCGGGCGGCGGAGCGGGCGCAGGTGTCGCTGGCCACCACCTTGCGCAGCATCGGCGACGCCGTGATCACCACCGACGCCGATGGCCTGGTCACCTTCATGAACCCGGTGGCCGAACAGCTGACCGGCTGGCGCCAGGAGGACGCCCACGGCAAACCCCTGCCCGCGGTGTTCCGCATCGTCGACGAGGGCTCGCGGCAGGAGGCGCAAAGCCCGGTCGATCGCGTGCTGCGCCAAGGCGGGGTCGTCGGCCTGGCGAATCACACCTTGCTTTTGGGTTTGAACACCGGACAAGAGACGCCCATCGACCACAGCGGCGCGCCCATCCGCGACGGCGCCGGCGAGATCCAGGGTGTGGTGCTGGTGTTCCGCGACGTGCGAGCGAAGAAGGACGACGAAGCGCGCCGGGCCTTCGCCGCCGACGTCGTGACCATGCTGGGCACGTCGCTGGATCGCGAGGCGACGCTGGGCAAGCTGGCGCAGGCGGTGGTGCCGCGGCTGGCCGACTGGTGTGCCGTGGACATCGTCGATGGCGCCGATGGTCGGCCACGGCGCCTGGCTGTCACTCACGTCGACCCGGCCAAGGTCGAGCTCGCCCACGAGCTGGCCCGGCGATTTCCCGAGCCGCCCCATTCACCGACCGGCGTCTTCAAGGTGCTGCGCACCGGCCAGTCCGAGTTTTATCCCACCATCACCGAAGAGATGATCCGGCGTGGCGCCCGCGGCGACCAGCACGCCCGGATCCTGCTGGATCTGCAGCTGCGGTCGCTGATGATCGTACCGCTGCTGGCGCGCGGGCGGACGCTGGGCGCGCTGACCTTCGTCTCGGCTGAATCGGGCCGCACCTATGGCGCCGATGATCTGGCCTTCGCCGAGGATCTGGCCCGGCGGGCCGCCGTGGCCATCGACAACGCCCAGCTTTACAGCGCCGAACAGCACGCTCGCCGCGCTGCCGACGTGGCCAACCGCGCGAAGGACGAATTTCTGGCCACCGTCAGCCACGAGCTGCGCACCCCACTGACCGCGATCCTGGGCTGGTCGCGCCTGATGGCCCGCGGCGGTCTGGACCAGATCCGACAGACCAAAGCCGTCACCACCATCGAACGAAACGCTCTGGCCATGGTCCAGTTGATCGAGGACCTGCTGGACATCTCGCGCATCATCAGCGGACGGTTGCGCCTGGACGTGCAACCCGTCGAGCTGCCGCAGGTCATCGCCGCGGCGGTCGATTCGGTGAGGCCCGCCATCGACGCCAAAGGACTGTCGCTGCAGGTGCAGGAGAACTCTGACGTCACCATCACCGTCGGCGATCCGACCCGCCTGCAGCAGGTGATGTGGAACCTGTTGTCCAACGCCGTGAAGTTCACGCCCAAGGCCGGCCGCATCGGCGTGAATCTGCAACGCAAGGAATCCTGGCTGGTGGTCAGCGTCAGCGACACCGGCAAGGGCATCGAGCCGGCTTTCCTGCCGCACGTCTTCGATCCTTTTCGCCAGGCTGACAGCACCATCCGGCGCGCCCACGGGGGTCTCGGCCTGGGCCTGGCCATCACCCGCCAACTGGTCGAGCTGCACGGCGGATCGATCGCCGTGAACAGCGCAGGCGAGGGGCACGGCACCACCTTTCAGGTCACCTTGCCGATCAGCGCCGTGCGGGCCGATCCCGAGGCGGTGCCGCAAAGCCTGCGCGGGCGCGAACTCTCGCAGGCGACGTTCGACGTGCCGCCACAGCTGGCCGGATTGAAGGTGCTGGTGGTCGATGACGAGACCGACACCCGGCAATTGATCAGGGCCATCTTGGAAAGCTGCAGCGTGCAGGTGGGCGAGGCGGCCAGCGTGGCCGAGGCCATCGCCGCGCTGGAGCAAGAGATCCCCGACGTCGTGATCTCGGACCTGGGAATGCCGGTCGAAGACGGGTATGTGTTGATTCGCAAGATCCGCGCGTTGCCGGCGGCGCGCGGTGGCAGCGTGCCGGTGATGGCCCTGACCGCGTTCACCCGAGCCGAGGATCGCCTGGCCGCCTTGAACGCCGGCTTCACGTTGCACCTGCCCAAGCCCGTCGATCCCGCTGAACTGGTGGCGGTGATGGCTGGCCTGCCCCGTTTCGGTCAGCGCGAGCGGGACGGCCAGCCGGCGTAA
- a CDS encoding serine/threonine-protein kinase gives MVGNTIGNYRVMARIARGGMGDVFLAEHQRIARRAAIKVLHRDIVHDPQMLARFFDEAKSTSLIKNDGIVEIYDVDVAADGRAYIVMEYLQGETLAARLRRHARLAWTDACNIARQIAVAVGAAHAKGIVHRDLKPDNIFLVADQLGGSSMTVKVLDFGIAKLLEGNPARPYHTAPGALVGTPEYMSPEQCCGLGWIDQRADIYALGCVLFKMIRGRAPFVSPRTREVIAAQMFEEPPPLDDTGKLAPPWLHDTVAWMLAKQPTDRPQSMSVVAKEMSRGPGFWHPAWASLWRPWRSPKQQRPSHS, from the coding sequence ATGGTTGGCAACACGATCGGCAATTATCGGGTAATGGCGCGGATCGCTCGTGGCGGGATGGGCGATGTCTTCCTGGCCGAGCACCAACGCATCGCTCGCCGGGCGGCCATCAAGGTGCTTCACCGCGACATCGTGCACGATCCGCAGATGCTGGCGCGCTTCTTCGACGAGGCCAAATCGACGTCGCTGATCAAGAACGACGGCATCGTGGAGATCTACGACGTCGACGTGGCCGCTGACGGCCGCGCGTACATCGTGATGGAGTACCTGCAGGGAGAGACCCTGGCGGCGCGGTTGCGGCGGCACGCTCGCCTGGCATGGACGGACGCCTGCAACATCGCCCGGCAGATCGCCGTGGCCGTCGGGGCGGCGCACGCCAAGGGCATCGTTCACCGCGATCTCAAGCCGGACAATATTTTTCTGGTCGCCGATCAGCTTGGCGGCAGCTCGATGACGGTGAAGGTGCTGGACTTCGGCATCGCCAAGCTGCTGGAGGGCAATCCGGCCCGGCCATATCACACCGCGCCTGGCGCCCTGGTCGGCACGCCCGAATACATGTCGCCCGAACAATGCTGCGGTCTTGGCTGGATCGATCAGCGCGCGGACATCTATGCCCTCGGCTGCGTGCTGTTCAAGATGATCCGCGGCCGCGCGCCGTTCGTCTCGCCGCGCACCCGCGAGGTGATCGCCGCGCAGATGTTCGAGGAGCCGCCGCCGCTGGACGACACCGGAAAGCTGGCGCCGCCCTGGTTGCACGATACCGTCGCCTGGATGCTGGCCAAGCAGCCGACCGATCGGCCGCAGTCGATGTCCGTGGTCGCCAAGGAGATGAGCCGCGGCCCCGGTTTTTGGCACCCGGCCTGGGCGTCGTTGTGGCGGCCCTGGCGGTCACCCAAACAGCAGCGTCCATCCCATTCTTGA
- a CDS encoding BamA/TamA family outer membrane protein yields MIAPKAFLIAGVMTSIVAASISSHATPATPPPGEARREFNLFPLVGGDSDVGIGFGQVSDWAKLGAECQSFCWRLETAAFISFKLRDDNSRLIVPFQDYYLLFSRPSLGPGGRFRLDLRASFTDETTLLYYGIGNAAPEPPPSTPLAAEEYKRIHPTATALGRAALGKDWFVEGGLQYTRNWLTVAPDSLLAQMQAGSSPAAPFLKGNFAAPHGVALIDIGLQYDTRDSEIVTREGMFHTAHLRISPQVGTALPYGYEQLNLTARFFYTPWPRWLTLSWRVVNDVMVGSPPFYELARFEETAAIGGVKGVRGVPAQRYYGKVKLFQNLEARSEIFPFTIGNKPMVLGVALFADAGRLWSELEKRQDDLDGTGWGIKYGLGGGLRLQQGQTFVVRADLAWSPDAHPIGAYFAAGEIF; encoded by the coding sequence TTGATCGCGCCCAAGGCGTTTCTGATCGCCGGGGTGATGACGTCGATCGTGGCGGCCTCGATCTCGAGCCACGCCACGCCGGCCACGCCGCCACCCGGCGAAGCCCGCCGCGAGTTCAACCTGTTCCCGCTCGTGGGCGGCGACAGCGACGTGGGCATCGGCTTCGGACAGGTCAGCGACTGGGCAAAGCTTGGCGCCGAATGCCAGTCGTTCTGCTGGCGCCTCGAGACGGCGGCGTTCATCAGCTTCAAGCTGCGCGACGACAACAGCCGACTTATCGTTCCCTTCCAAGACTATTACCTGCTGTTCAGCCGGCCCAGCCTGGGCCCGGGCGGGCGCTTCCGCCTTGATCTGCGGGCTTCGTTCACCGACGAGACGACGCTGCTTTATTACGGCATCGGCAACGCCGCGCCCGAGCCGCCGCCCAGCACGCCGCTCGCCGCCGAGGAATACAAGCGCATCCACCCGACGGCGACGGCGCTGGGACGAGCGGCGCTGGGCAAGGATTGGTTCGTCGAAGGCGGACTGCAGTACACGCGCAACTGGCTGACGGTGGCGCCGGACAGCTTGCTGGCGCAAATGCAGGCCGGCTCGTCGCCGGCGGCGCCGTTCCTGAAAGGCAACTTCGCCGCGCCCCACGGCGTGGCGTTGATCGACATCGGTCTGCAGTACGACACGCGCGACAGCGAGATCGTCACCCGCGAGGGGATGTTCCACACCGCGCACCTGCGCATCAGCCCGCAGGTCGGCACCGCCCTGCCCTACGGCTATGAACAGCTGAACCTGACCGCGCGTTTCTTCTACACGCCGTGGCCACGCTGGCTGACCCTCTCGTGGCGGGTGGTCAATGATGTGATGGTCGGCTCCCCGCCGTTCTACGAGCTGGCCCGGTTCGAAGAGACGGCCGCCATCGGTGGCGTCAAAGGCGTGCGCGGCGTGCCGGCCCAGCGGTACTACGGCAAGGTCAAGCTGTTCCAGAATCTGGAGGCGCGCAGCGAGATCTTCCCGTTCACCATCGGGAACAAGCCGATGGTGCTGGGCGTGGCGTTGTTCGCCGACGCCGGCCGACTGTGGTCCGAGCTGGAAAAACGCCAAGACGATCTGGACGGCACCGGCTGGGGCATCAAATATGGCCTGGGCGGCGGCCTGCGTTTGCAACAAGGCCAGACGTTCGTGGTGCGCGCCGATCTGGCCTGGTCACCGGACGCCCATCCGATCGGCGCGTACTTCGCGGCCGGCGAGATTTTCTGA
- a CDS encoding alkaline phosphatase family protein has product MKKVTIVSAIVFSGLAAGAWIGGCTSDPTGSVPTQNLGDAQFDLQVGGGLTLKTLSYTITGPAGFSRLGTIDVSNSATVSAVITGIPFGVGYQISLHGTTVDGAAMCMGMATFDISSATTQSVPVHLTCQIQPGTGSISVNGSINACPRVDGIGASPAEAAVNGTIALSAVAADVDHGPAPLTFNWTSTGGTLTDASSANATLTCTKVGMVTVTLAASDGDPACSSTGSVDVVCSEPTPQTPIKHVIVLIGENRSFDHAFGTYVPSEGQAVSNLLSKGIVNADGTPGPNFAQSAQAMAAAQDGFWIAPASKTPYTTLPPPSTSGAPSAQRPTAPPFVTVDQAAAETDMDPAQLLLLTTGATGLPARVVDTRVTNAANLPNGAFQLTGPNMPYDAYTGDTIHRFYQMWQQADCSVMNATVSNPSGCINDLFPFVAISFSTADNGVGSSMAFTNVGNGDMPLLKMLADNYSMSDNMHQSVMGGTGANHSLAVFGDAVAWTDGMGNPVPPPPSQIANPNPRASTNNRYSVDGAFSNCSDTSAPGVAPIVDYLGSLPHHPNPNCAANTYYYLNNTNPAYDPHGVLQSGTVVPPTSQRSIGDSLTEKGISWRFYGGGFNRGSGYCQICNPFEYQTQVMADPAARAEHIKDTVDMYTDITNGTLPAVSYAHPDGALDGHPSSSKLDLFEAYVANILAKLEGNPTLKASTVVMITFDEGGGYYDSGFIQPVDFFGDGTRIPLIAVSPFSKGGKVNHGYADHVSILKFIERNWSLQPITGRSRDNLPNPTVSSDDAYVPTNMPALTDLFDMFDFNQ; this is encoded by the coding sequence ATGAAGAAGGTCACCATCGTGAGTGCCATCGTGTTCAGCGGATTGGCGGCAGGCGCCTGGATAGGCGGCTGCACCAGCGATCCGACCGGCTCTGTGCCGACTCAGAATTTGGGCGACGCCCAGTTCGACCTGCAGGTCGGCGGCGGTCTGACGCTGAAGACCCTCAGCTACACCATCACCGGTCCAGCGGGATTTTCCCGCCTGGGCACCATCGACGTCAGCAACAGCGCGACGGTCAGCGCGGTCATTACCGGGATTCCATTTGGCGTCGGGTACCAGATCAGCCTGCACGGCACCACCGTCGATGGTGCGGCGATGTGCATGGGCATGGCGACGTTCGACATCAGCAGCGCCACGACCCAGTCGGTGCCGGTGCACCTGACCTGCCAGATTCAACCCGGCACCGGCAGCATTTCGGTGAACGGCTCGATCAACGCCTGCCCGCGCGTCGACGGCATCGGCGCCAGCCCGGCAGAGGCGGCGGTGAACGGCACCATCGCGCTGTCTGCGGTGGCCGCCGACGTCGACCACGGCCCGGCGCCGCTGACCTTCAACTGGACCAGCACCGGTGGCACGTTGACCGACGCCAGCAGCGCCAACGCCACCTTGACCTGCACCAAGGTCGGGATGGTGACGGTGACCCTGGCCGCCTCCGACGGCGATCCGGCCTGTTCGTCAACGGGCTCGGTCGACGTGGTCTGCTCCGAGCCGACGCCGCAGACGCCGATCAAGCACGTCATCGTCCTCATCGGCGAGAACCGCTCGTTCGATCATGCCTTCGGCACGTACGTCCCGAGCGAAGGCCAGGCGGTTTCAAATCTGTTATCGAAAGGGATCGTGAACGCCGACGGCACGCCGGGCCCGAACTTCGCGCAGTCGGCGCAAGCGATGGCCGCTGCCCAGGACGGCTTTTGGATCGCCCCCGCCAGCAAGACGCCGTACACCACGCTGCCACCGCCCAGCACGTCGGGCGCCCCCAGCGCGCAGCGGCCCACCGCCCCGCCCTTCGTCACCGTCGACCAGGCGGCGGCGGAGACGGACATGGATCCGGCGCAGCTGCTCTTGCTGACCACCGGCGCCACCGGCCTGCCGGCGCGCGTGGTCGACACGCGCGTGACCAACGCCGCCAACCTGCCGAACGGCGCCTTCCAGTTGACCGGCCCGAACATGCCGTACGACGCGTACACCGGCGACACCATCCACCGCTTTTATCAAATGTGGCAGCAGGCCGACTGCTCGGTCATGAACGCCACCGTGTCGAACCCCAGCGGTTGCATCAACGACCTGTTCCCGTTCGTGGCCATCTCGTTCTCCACGGCGGACAACGGCGTCGGCAGCTCGATGGCGTTCACCAACGTGGGCAACGGCGACATGCCGCTGCTGAAGATGCTGGCTGACAACTATTCGATGAGCGACAACATGCACCAGTCGGTGATGGGCGGCACCGGCGCCAACCACTCGCTGGCCGTGTTCGGCGACGCCGTGGCCTGGACCGACGGCATGGGTAACCCGGTTCCGCCGCCGCCGAGCCAGATCGCCAACCCCAACCCGCGCGCCAGCACCAACAACCGCTACTCCGTCGACGGCGCGTTCAGCAACTGCTCGGATACCAGTGCGCCCGGCGTGGCCCCGATCGTCGACTACCTCGGCTCGCTGCCGCACCACCCGAACCCGAACTGCGCCGCCAACACTTACTACTACCTGAACAATACCAACCCGGCCTATGACCCGCACGGTGTGTTGCAGTCGGGCACCGTGGTGCCGCCGACCAGCCAGCGCTCGATCGGCGATTCGCTGACCGAGAAGGGGATCTCGTGGCGCTTCTACGGCGGCGGCTTCAACCGCGGCAGCGGCTACTGCCAGATCTGCAACCCGTTCGAGTACCAGACCCAGGTCATGGCCGATCCGGCCGCCCGCGCCGAGCACATCAAGGACACCGTCGACATGTACACCGACATCACCAACGGCACGCTGCCGGCGGTTTCCTACGCCCACCCCGACGGCGCGCTGGACGGCCACCCGTCGTCGTCAAAGCTGGATCTTTTCGAAGCCTACGTGGCGAACATCCTGGCCAAGCTGGAAGGCAACCCCACCCTGAAGGCCAGCACGGTCGTGATGATCACCTTCGACGAGGGCGGCGGTTACTACGACAGCGGCTTCATCCAGCCGGTCGACTTTTTCGGCGACGGCACCCGCATCCCGCTGATCGCGGTCTCGCCGTTCAGCAAGGGCGGCAAGGTCAACCATGGTTATGCCGACCACGTTTCGATCCTGAAGTTCATAGAGCGCAACTGGTCGCTGCAGCCGATCACCGGCCGCAGCCGCGACAACCTGCCAAACCCGACGGTCAGCAGCGACGATGCGTATGTTCCCACCAACATGCCGGCGCTGACCGATTTGTTCGATATGTTCGACTTTAACCAATAG